The window GATATCGCTTTGGCAGAATCTCCACGATCCatcttcttgcttcttcagAGTATAGCGGATCTTGTAAGTGCTACACAAAATATACGAAACGCAAGCATCAGTGAATATACGCACTCAGTCCAAAAGTGAAGCAAGTGTTTTTACCTGTAATATTTTGCGTTTTTGGGCTGAGACTCGTCAACTAGTTCTGCTGCTTCTTCAAGAAGGGCCTCGATCTCGGCAGTCTCACCAGCAACACTACCATCTGTGGATATGTGTGCTTGCAAAATCTCAAGATTAAGCAAAACGAATCTCCAATAACACGACTTAGCTTTTGCTGTTTGCGCCAACGTTTGCCACTGCAAAGTCCACATTACCCGAAATAAGAACAAATGAGCATACCCTGACAGACATTTGCAACGTAGACTCTGATGAATCTTTACGTTAGAAAAGGTTAAAAATAATGATCCAAAACTTGCCCTAGTGGCCAAGCAAGCTCTTTCTAACCTAGAGGTCAAGGTTCAATCTCCGGTCTATGCAGCACTGTTTTTGTTTCATCCCAGTCTTACTACGTGTTCAAAATGTAACTTAACCGTAAAATATCAATTTTCTAGATCTTATTCTGGACCTAGTCGAACTATTGATTGATTTGTACTCAACGATTGACGTTTAACCAGATCACTGAAACTAAATCAATTAAGCACAGAAACAGATTAAATGTGGAGAATCAGTGACCTGGATAAGCATGGCTTCGTCAAGGACTTCAGGAAGGCTATAAACTTGATGTGTAGGTCCAAGAGCTTCAGCTTTAATATTTTCCCACTGTCTCACAAGCTCTTCGGCGTCTTCTGTAAGCATTGGTCTTTTGTGAACTTCCGAGGTGGGATGAGACAATGTAGCCGATAGACCAGAGCTTTTTAGATACAAGGCATCCGAATGTTCCCCATGATGCCTCTTCAACATGTCCAAGAGTGTTTTGATGTTGCCCACGACACCCTTTCTGTTCACAGAAGCAAGGTTTCTTCTGAAATTCCCAGAATCTGATTCCAAGTGCGGCTTTGCAGAACCCCATGTAGGCAGGCTCTGTAATCTACCAGACCTAATGCCTGTTAGCTTTAGAGAGAAGAACACGGTACAACCTAATAAAGCAGCAACAGATACCCTTTGGATCAAACTGCTCTGAGAGAGCCAACCATTCCATATTTTATTTTGCTGTAAACCAAGGTTCCTTTTCAGTTGAACCGATGGCCTACTGGCACCGCTTTCATCAATATTCTTTGTTGATGCTACTGGGCTCTGCAGATTTGTTGGTGCCAATTGCTCGACAGCTGTATAAAGATGTTGTGACGAGTTCATGAACTGCATAGAGGAAATCGGTCTTTGGTTCGTCTTGTGATTAATAATTGGCGGTGACCCCATTTTCTTGTTCTCTGGATATTTTTTTTCAGCCCGGAAAAAGTTGGCCTGCATAAAGTTGTACGTATAAATATGCTTCTGCTTAAATATAGAACTGGTTTACAGAATCATTCAGTGATCTGGTTCTTACCAAAGATGGCGAACAACCCCTTGTGTCTGGAAAGTTGGCAAGCACTGAATCCTTTAGCCACGCTTCCTGGTTAATTTTATTAGGTAGTACGTAAAAGGTCAATATCAACttttattaaagaaaattaCAGCTAAACACGATATAGATATACAAAAGCGTATGCAATATATAGCAAAAAGTTAAACTGAATGAATCAATCAAAGGAATTACCCATGATctctttttcataaaaaaagctTATGTCAACTAAATGGAAACTGAAGGCAGCCATACGCAATGCTGTTAAAGCAGATTCTATGAATTTTACTACTGCACACTCCACATCTCTATTTTCATTGTTTCAGTCAATGCTTGGGACATAGCACAATTCATATTTCATTAAGTTGATCATGCCATTTATATCAGGGAGAACCATCAGCCAGGGAATAATTACGTCCGCACTCCTAGCAACATACAGACACAAAATTCTCGGTAAAAGACATCAGGTTTACCAACGATGGTGTTGCAGAAGTAGTTCTCAACTCTTTCCCCAAGATCGAATTACGAACCGCAGAGTCTGAATTTGAATCCAGCTGCTTAAGTTTTTCAAGGGCCTCAGCCTCGGAACCCTGTGTTATCCAACATGTAGGTCCAGTAGTACTTAATTAAATGTACAAGACATGGATCTTGCGGAGCAGGTGATTTAAGTAAATTTGAAGAGCTTAAGATGCAACGACACATTGGAAAGGGAAAAAGAACCTGGTTTAGAAGAAATGAGCAAAAAGCTTCCTCAAATTTCAGATCAACACCTTCTGATGCTATTAGACATTCGCATATAGATTTTGCTTTATTAATCTACACAAACATACTGAATGTTATACTTTATAAACGAACAGACTAGAAAAATGGACCAATTAGTTAAAATTTATCAAACGATAGAAAAGAGTTACATACCTTATCAGTTTGCTTGACTGAAAATCCAACAGCGATATGAGCAACCAACACCATGTAGAAACAATTAAAATCAATTACTACTCTTTGATTGTGGGATTcaagtgattttttatttttccgtGTAATGGCCAAGGTATCCCATGGAAGGAGATCAACAATCTCTGTGGCCAGTAGCCTGCTAATTGCCTGGCTCAAAAAGCATGGCCAGTCTTGAATTTGACAGGAAGCTTCAACATCAAGGCCTTGTCTCAGAAGTTCACGTAGCGCTGCAACTGCACCTCGTCTCCTCTCCGCATTTTCCGGCAAGGGAGGTAGGCCCAGTAGATCTAATGTGCATGGTGCTGCAAGCTCCTCCAAGGACTCTTCTATCTAAAATTTTCAACTTAAATCACTTAAAAAAGTGGTAGATTTTGCTTTTAGATTATACGAGCGAGCTTACATATGAAGCTCCTTATCATTACTAGATAAGGCATGCTAAGCAAGTGACAGAACTAAAGGTAAACACAAGAAGCCTAATCAGCCCTGATGCAAGGCAGCTATTACCTGAGATAACAATGCAAGTTTCCCAAGAGTAACTTTACTCTTCAGAAAAGACTGAGCACGAGCAAGAGCTTCAAATCCTTGAGAGACTTTGTTCGCCTCGAAAGCATCCTTGGCGACCGCGCACttcatggaaaaaaaaaaacccaaccaTAACATAAAAGAAAAGCAGAAAGTTAGTGAAAACTGGTAACTAGTTTCCATCCCTGGTTTACTGATCTTACCTCAGCAAGTGCCATAGACAAAAATATATCATGAATATATGGCTTCGAATCAAGGTGCCTGAGAACAGACCGGCCAATATCCAGCACCAATTTTTCTTCTCCAACCTGAAGCATAGTAGCTCACATCACCGGTTTATCTCCTATCCAAAATCCTTT is drawn from Brassica rapa cultivar Chiifu-401-42 chromosome A05, CAAS_Brap_v3.01, whole genome shotgun sequence and contains these coding sequences:
- the LOC103869488 gene encoding plastid division protein CDP1, chloroplastic; amino-acid sequence: MPVLYTFPVLPSSSLLRGISNRGTSIILHPPEVQISCFLVARSDPGEFDGFSCSSRRRRLNAGGGGGAHVVDNAPSRTSSLAASTSTIEIPVTCYQLIGVSEKAEKDEVVKSVLNLKKADAEEGYTMEAAAARQDLLMDVRDKLLFEPEYAGNLKENISPKSPLRIPWAWLPAALCLLQEVGEEKLVLDIGRSVLRHLDSKPYIHDIFLSMALAECAVAKDAFEANKVSQGFEALARAQSFLKSKVTLGKLALLSQIEESLEELAAPCTLDLLGLPPLPENAERRRGAVAALRELLRQGLDVEASCQIQDWPCFLSQAISRLLATEIVDLLPWDTLAITRKNKKSLESHNQRVVIDFNCFYMVLVAHIAVGFSVKQTDKINKAKSICECLIASEGVDLKFEEAFCSFLLNQGSEAEALEKLKQLDSNSDSAVRNSILGKELRTTSATPSLEAWLKDSVLANFPDTRGCSPSLANFFRAEKKYPENKKMGSPPIINHKTNQRPISSMQFMNSSQHLYTAVEQLAPTNLQSPVASTKNIDESGASRPSVQLKRNLGLQQNKIWNGWLSQSSLIQRVSVAALLGCTVFFSLKLTGIRSGRLQSLPTWGSAKPHLESDSGNFRRNLASVNRKGVVGNIKTLLDMLKRHHGEHSDALYLKSSGLSATLSHPTSEVHKRPMLTEDAEELVRQWENIKAEALGPTHQVYSLPEVLDEAMLIQWQTLAQTAKAKSCYWRFVLLNLEILQAHISTDGSVAGETAEIEALLEEAAELVDESQPKNAKYYSTYKIRYTLKKQEDGSWRFCQSDIQIQK